A window of the Lysinibacillus irui genome harbors these coding sequences:
- a CDS encoding MFS transporter — MSNTIKIYILAIVSFLVGTSEYIISGILDTIADSLGITLAAAGQLITIFSLVYAIFTPISMGITSSMDRRKLMIFSLGLFVIGNILAFILPGYGLFVMARVIMALGAGMVVVTALTIAAKIAPEGKQGSSIATVVMGFTASLIIGVPVGRIISSAFGWKAVFGGIALLGIIAIIIIRATIPLIEGDKSVPLVKQLALLKKRKVAIGLAITFFWVGGYSIAYTYLSPYLLHVSGIGKNYLSGVLLIFGIASLFGSKFGGFSTDRWGVQKTLIGGMLLHIIMLVLLSVVTNSYISVLIVLILWSFAAWTSGPTQQYNLATIEPESSGILLGLNQSVMQLAMAAGAGIGGVFVEKISLSSVTWIGALGVTIAIGATMALSRAQSSTTSVEYKKA; from the coding sequence TTGTCTAACACAATAAAGATCTATATTTTGGCTATCGTCAGTTTTTTAGTAGGAACTTCTGAATATATAATTTCAGGAATTTTAGATACGATAGCCGATTCACTTGGCATAACTTTAGCTGCTGCAGGTCAATTAATTACAATATTTTCGCTTGTATATGCAATATTTACACCTATTTCTATGGGAATAACGTCTAGTATGGATAGACGTAAGTTAATGATTTTTTCGCTAGGTTTGTTCGTAATAGGTAATATCTTAGCGTTCATCCTACCTGGTTACGGATTATTTGTGATGGCTCGTGTCATTATGGCACTTGGAGCAGGGATGGTCGTAGTTACTGCATTAACGATCGCTGCAAAAATTGCACCAGAAGGGAAGCAAGGCAGCTCAATTGCTACAGTGGTTATGGGCTTTACAGCTTCATTAATTATAGGGGTGCCCGTTGGCAGAATTATTTCTAGCGCATTTGGCTGGAAAGCGGTATTTGGCGGGATAGCACTACTAGGAATTATTGCAATCATTATAATAAGAGCGACGATCCCACTTATTGAGGGTGATAAATCTGTACCATTAGTTAAGCAGTTGGCACTTTTAAAGAAAAGAAAGGTGGCAATTGGATTAGCCATTACTTTTTTCTGGGTTGGTGGGTACTCAATTGCTTACACGTACCTTTCACCATACTTGTTACATGTATCAGGAATAGGGAAAAACTATCTAAGTGGCGTATTACTAATTTTCGGTATCGCAAGCTTGTTTGGTTCTAAATTTGGTGGATTTAGTACAGATCGTTGGGGAGTCCAAAAAACATTGATAGGTGGCATGCTGTTACATATTATCATGTTAGTATTATTATCTGTCGTAACAAACTCCTATATTAGTGTATTAATAGTATTAATACTATGGTCATTTGCAGCATGGACATCGGGACCAACACAACAATATAACTTGGCTACCATCGAGCCAGAATCATCTGGTATCTTATTAGGCTTAAATCAATCCGTAATGCAACTGGCAATGGCTGCTGGAGCAGGAATTGGAGGTGTTTTTGTGGAGAAAATATCACTATCTTCAGTTACTTGGATAGGTGCATTAGGAGTTACGATAGCTATTGGCGCAACGATGGCGCTTTCTCGAGCCCAGTCAAGCACGACCTCCGTAGAGTATAAAAAAGCCTAA
- a CDS encoding phosphoglycerate mutase produces MYGLDTSKEAINIDLALIKSCLRLINQTVILNKQRGETFSASENEELHKLISKIDKVLNKIMMNIHYDINIDC; encoded by the coding sequence ATGTATGGATTAGACACAAGTAAAGAAGCAATAAATATTGATTTAGCATTGATTAAATCTTGTTTGAGGCTGATTAATCAAACTGTGATTTTAAACAAACAAAGAGGAGAAACCTTTTCCGCTTCAGAAAATGAAGAGTTACATAAGTTAATTTCCAAAATTGATAAAGTGTTGAACAAAATTATGATGAATATACACTATGATATAAATATAGATTGCTGA
- a CDS encoding TolB family protein, producing MGIRILILLTLLCFHVSSIANAETPLTAVFIRDHQLWLKEGSQEIQLTKDRYIYSPKWSYDGRFIGYIDGDEKGEKSDLFIYDRKEKDSYQPYVRVVTSDFKWSPNKNQLAYTEQGILNVTNIQNGRPQGFENVSLGVSAFEWFPNGKEFIVSSQSNLLPTGWSPIPLYRIPVDANLAKDKIKPFFTIQTKVPDLFGIDADYFKWSSDGKWVSFLVVPTASWSMDSNTLSVLSSQGKYFQAVGKMLGFKDWFKWAPFANELAYISGEGRFFVENKHMTIAEIPTIKQQKEYTPEGFVDLDLEWYSKDLVIVARAKENKEWKVGPVPTMFTALYAINIRTGEQKQITSPGENELDEDPQVVGPYLTWFRKKAEQMKGDVWVKNTLTGQEYIWLKNVDYAPTFFTPKQSP from the coding sequence GTGGGAATTCGAATTTTAATACTACTCACTCTACTCTGTTTTCATGTTTCATCGATAGCAAATGCTGAAACCCCACTAACAGCTGTATTTATCCGTGATCATCAGCTATGGCTCAAAGAGGGGAGTCAAGAAATACAACTTACGAAGGACCGCTATATATATTCGCCGAAATGGTCATATGACGGTCGTTTCATTGGATATATTGATGGTGATGAAAAGGGAGAAAAATCGGATTTATTCATTTATGATAGGAAGGAAAAAGACAGCTACCAACCTTACGTAAGGGTCGTAACCTCTGACTTTAAATGGTCACCGAACAAAAATCAGCTGGCCTACACCGAGCAAGGTATATTAAATGTGACAAATATACAGAATGGCCGCCCACAAGGATTTGAAAATGTCTCATTAGGTGTTAGTGCTTTTGAATGGTTTCCAAACGGCAAAGAATTTATTGTTTCATCACAATCCAACCTACTTCCTACAGGATGGAGCCCAATCCCACTGTATAGAATTCCGGTAGATGCAAATCTTGCGAAGGATAAGATAAAGCCTTTTTTTACAATTCAAACGAAAGTACCTGACTTATTTGGGATTGATGCCGATTATTTTAAGTGGAGTTCTGACGGCAAGTGGGTTAGCTTTTTAGTTGTACCTACAGCTTCTTGGTCAATGGACAGTAATACATTAAGTGTTTTATCATCACAAGGAAAATATTTTCAAGCTGTGGGGAAAATGTTAGGGTTTAAAGATTGGTTTAAGTGGGCTCCATTCGCCAATGAATTAGCTTATATATCAGGAGAAGGAAGATTTTTCGTTGAAAACAAGCACATGACGATTGCCGAAATACCTACAATTAAACAACAAAAAGAATATACACCTGAAGGCTTTGTAGACCTTGATCTGGAATGGTACTCTAAAGATTTAGTCATTGTGGCTCGTGCAAAAGAAAACAAGGAGTGGAAAGTCGGTCCTGTACCAACTATGTTCACAGCTCTTTACGCTATCAACATAAGAACGGGAGAGCAAAAACAAATTACATCTCCAGGGGAGAATGAACTTGACGAAGATCCTCAAGTTGTTGGACCCTATCTTACTTGGTTTCGAAAGAAGGCAGAGCAAATGAAAGGTGATGTATGGGTAAAAAATACTTTAACAGGTCAAGAGTATATTTGGCTCAAAAATGTAGATTATGCCCCAACATTTTTTACACCAAAGCAAAGCCCTTAA
- a CDS encoding NAD(P)/FAD-dependent oxidoreductase, translating to MNVLDCIIIGGGASGLSASLTLGRARRNIALLDDGTNRNRVTQASHGFITRDGIDPQAFKEKALKELEIYPSVSYFTATVTEIIKDIGNERFTVKTATSQEFVSEKIILATGIQEIFTIPSMREFYGKSLFSCPYCDGWEQKDKPLVVIAEKEEHVLHLTKLIYNWSQDLVVLTNGVQLSEEGKTELQKHHIKIISEKIKDLLGNDGYLQKIEFETGATISRTGGFVAPSYYRPNQFAEKLGCDIQEDGKVITDGVGRTTQKNVYIAGETERSKPSSLMISAAKGNKAAVSVNTDLTMERF from the coding sequence ATGAATGTCCTTGATTGTATCATTATAGGTGGAGGTGCTTCTGGGTTAAGTGCTAGCTTAACTTTAGGAAGGGCAAGGAGAAACATTGCATTATTGGACGATGGAACGAATAGGAATAGAGTGACACAAGCATCACATGGATTTATTACTCGTGATGGGATAGACCCACAAGCGTTTAAAGAAAAAGCGTTGAAAGAGCTGGAGATTTACCCGTCCGTATCATATTTTACTGCAACTGTTACGGAAATCATTAAGGATATAGGTAATGAGCGATTTACTGTTAAAACAGCTACTAGTCAGGAATTTGTTTCAGAAAAAATAATACTCGCCACAGGTATTCAGGAAATATTTACCATACCCAGTATGAGAGAGTTTTATGGCAAAAGCCTATTTAGTTGTCCGTATTGTGATGGCTGGGAGCAAAAAGATAAGCCATTAGTGGTTATTGCAGAAAAAGAAGAGCATGTACTGCATTTGACTAAGTTAATTTATAATTGGTCGCAGGATTTGGTTGTCTTAACGAACGGAGTTCAATTATCTGAAGAAGGCAAAACAGAGTTACAAAAACACCATATCAAAATTATATCGGAAAAGATAAAAGACTTATTAGGTAATGACGGTTATTTACAAAAAATAGAGTTTGAAACAGGAGCAACAATAAGTAGAACGGGTGGATTTGTTGCCCCATCTTATTATCGCCCAAATCAATTTGCTGAGAAGCTAGGCTGTGACATACAAGAAGATGGGAAAGTTATAACAGATGGTGTTGGTAGAACAACCCAAAAAAACGTATATATTGCAGGGGAGACCGAAAGATCAAAACCATCCTCTTTAATGATATCAGCTGCTAAAGGTAATAAAGCTGCGGTTTCAGTAAATACGGATCTAACGATGGAACGCTTTTAA
- a CDS encoding nitroreductase family protein — translation MAKDFYTTLKERRSYYGIGKEVKISDERIKEIVEFAVKYTPSAFNSQSARLIVLSGEAHNKLWDITTETLRKVVGDQDFSATQQKMDSFKAGYGTVLFFEDEAVIKSLQEQFAPYAENFPIWSNQASGMHQLVVWAGLEAEGLGASLQHYNPLIDDEVKKEWSIPENWKLIAQMPFGNPTVTPGEKEFRPLEERIKFFK, via the coding sequence ATGGCTAAAGATTTCTATACGACACTTAAAGAAAGACGATCTTACTACGGAATTGGTAAAGAGGTAAAAATATCGGATGAAAGAATTAAAGAAATTGTAGAATTTGCTGTGAAATATACGCCATCAGCATTCAATTCTCAATCTGCACGTTTGATTGTATTATCAGGTGAAGCACATAATAAATTATGGGACATCACAACTGAAACATTAAGAAAAGTAGTTGGAGACCAAGACTTTTCAGCAACTCAACAAAAAATGGATTCCTTTAAGGCAGGGTATGGCACCGTATTATTCTTTGAAGATGAGGCTGTAATTAAATCGCTTCAAGAGCAATTTGCTCCCTATGCTGAGAACTTTCCAATTTGGTCAAATCAAGCATCAGGTATGCACCAATTAGTAGTGTGGGCAGGATTGGAAGCAGAAGGATTAGGAGCTTCTTTACAACATTATAATCCACTAATTGATGATGAAGTAAAAAAAGAATGGTCTATACCTGAAAATTGGAAGCTTATTGCGCAAATGCCATTTGGTAATCCAACAGTCACACCTGGTGAAAAAGAATTCCGCCCACTTGAAGAACGAATTAAATTTTTTAAGTAA
- a CDS encoding S-layer homology domain-containing protein, translated as MKALYVLLSSLVLFGFITVSPAEAAEKSIDLYYMDDVDYDHWAYNELERFLYADIIDGYVETESFEEDGEKYEYTYVSVKPKNSITRAEFTKILVNSMNLRAGETVKTFPDVKPANWYYEYVKVASSQGIINGKPDGAFRPNDKITRNEMAVMIYRAFKTKLDFTATGKAFPDVPQGNFAYEAVMKTAALGIIKGYGDIFKPYNDATRAEAIVMIDRALHLVPGTDEDQLAIIQTVDRNIKDEMKFTKQQDVEALKALYRDTTIGYQLAYSLDSLDMTGMIEESDIKFTMEQIGENEINAVSVSNHFAQVRIDNLVYKVSLTAPDMSFNTTIDLSGTAYLKKNDDGKWKIYNVVLDEDDDDQDWKETLETEIN; from the coding sequence ATGAAAGCACTATATGTTTTATTATCTTCCCTTGTACTATTTGGGTTTATTACCGTTTCTCCAGCAGAAGCAGCAGAAAAATCCATTGATTTGTATTATATGGATGATGTCGATTATGATCATTGGGCATACAATGAATTGGAGCGTTTCTTGTATGCGGATATTATTGACGGATATGTGGAAACAGAATCGTTTGAGGAAGATGGAGAGAAATATGAATATACATACGTCTCAGTAAAACCAAAAAATTCGATTACTCGTGCTGAATTTACGAAAATTTTAGTGAATTCAATGAATCTACGTGCAGGTGAAACAGTAAAAACGTTCCCTGATGTAAAACCGGCAAATTGGTATTACGAGTATGTTAAGGTTGCCAGTAGCCAAGGCATTATCAATGGTAAACCAGACGGTGCTTTCCGACCGAATGATAAGATTACACGTAATGAAATGGCAGTCATGATTTACCGTGCATTCAAGACAAAGCTTGATTTTACAGCAACAGGAAAAGCATTCCCTGATGTACCACAGGGGAATTTTGCTTATGAAGCGGTTATGAAAACGGCAGCTTTAGGAATTATCAAAGGGTACGGAGATATCTTCAAACCTTACAATGATGCAACTCGTGCTGAAGCGATCGTGATGATTGACCGTGCCTTGCATCTAGTGCCAGGAACAGATGAAGATCAACTTGCAATCATTCAAACAGTTGATCGTAACATTAAAGATGAGATGAAATTCACTAAACAACAAGATGTAGAAGCATTAAAAGCCCTTTATCGTGATACGACAATTGGTTACCAACTGGCTTATTCACTGGATAGTTTGGATATGACAGGTATGATTGAAGAATCAGATATTAAATTCACAATGGAACAGATTGGTGAAAATGAGATCAATGCTGTTTCTGTAAGTAATCATTTTGCTCAAGTCCGCATCGATAACTTAGTATATAAAGTATCTTTGACAGCTCCAGATATGTCTTTTAACACGACAATTGACTTATCAGGAACTGCTTATCTTAAGAAAAATGATGATGGTAAATGGAAAATTTATAATGTTGTTCTTGATGAAGATGACGATGACCAAGATTGGAAAGAAACATTAGAAACTGAGATCAACTAA
- a CDS encoding cold-shock protein: MKREGIVKWFKEEKGNGRIMLDGENKNDVFVHFCSILPDNERFSDGFRFLKEGQKVSFDLIEKPNSTEQKQVAENVIINSD; encoded by the coding sequence ATGAAAAGAGAGGGAATAGTTAAATGGTTTAAAGAAGAAAAGGGGAATGGTCGTATTATGCTTGACGGAGAGAATAAAAATGATGTTTTCGTTCATTTCTGTTCAATCTTACCTGATAACGAAAGGTTTTCAGATGGATTCAGGTTTCTTAAAGAAGGACAAAAAGTATCATTCGATTTAATAGAAAAGCCTAATTCTACTGAACAGAAACAAGTTGCGGAGAATGTAATAATTAATTCTGATTAA
- a CDS encoding helix-turn-helix transcriptional regulator, which translates to MKNRIRELRKLKKITQEELSRQVGVSRQSIIAIESGKFNPSLELAYNISKAFNSTIEEVFIFEEGGM; encoded by the coding sequence ATGAAAAACAGAATTCGAGAATTACGAAAATTGAAGAAGATTACTCAGGAAGAATTGTCGAGACAAGTAGGTGTCTCTCGGCAATCAATCATTGCTATTGAATCAGGAAAATTCAATCCATCCTTAGAGCTTGCTTACAACATTTCTAAAGCTTTCAATAGCACAATTGAAGAAGTGTTTATATTTGAAGAGGGGGGAATGTAA
- the gdh gene encoding glucose 1-dehydrogenase: MYSDLEGKVIVITGASTGLGKAMALRFGEEKAKVIVNFRSDENEANAVVEGVKKAGGDAIAVKGDVTVEEDVINLVQTAVNKFGTLDVMINNAGIENPVASHEMPLSDWNRVINTNLTGAFLGSREAIKYFVENDIKGSVINMSSVHEMIPWPLFVHYAASKGGIKLMTQTLALEYAPKGIRINNIGPGAINTPINAEKFADPAKRADVESMVPMGYIGKPEEIAAVAAWLASSQASYVTGITLFADGGMTLYPDFQAGRG, encoded by the coding sequence ATGTATTCAGATTTAGAAGGAAAAGTTATTGTTATTACAGGTGCTTCAACAGGATTAGGAAAAGCAATGGCATTACGCTTTGGTGAGGAGAAAGCAAAAGTTATCGTTAATTTCCGCTCAGATGAAAATGAGGCCAATGCTGTTGTTGAGGGAGTAAAAAAAGCAGGTGGGGATGCCATAGCTGTAAAAGGTGATGTGACAGTTGAAGAGGATGTCATCAACCTAGTACAGACTGCTGTGAATAAATTTGGAACCCTCGATGTGATGATTAATAATGCAGGTATTGAAAATCCAGTAGCTTCACATGAAATGCCGTTAAGTGACTGGAATAGAGTCATCAATACCAATTTAACGGGTGCGTTTTTAGGAAGTCGAGAAGCAATTAAATACTTCGTGGAGAACGATATTAAAGGGTCTGTTATCAATATGTCTAGTGTTCACGAAATGATCCCATGGCCTTTGTTTGTGCACTACGCAGCAAGTAAAGGTGGAATTAAGCTGATGACACAAACATTAGCCTTAGAATATGCTCCTAAAGGAATCCGTATCAACAACATCGGGCCTGGAGCGATTAATACACCAATAAATGCGGAAAAATTTGCAGATCCAGCAAAACGTGCAGATGTAGAAAGCATGGTACCGATGGGGTATATCGGAAAACCTGAAGAAATTGCAGCCGTAGCGGCATGGCTTGCTTCTTCCCAAGCTAGCTATGTAACAGGAATCACTTTATTTGCAGATGGTGGAATGACTTTATATCCTGATTTCCAAGCTGGTCGTGGGTAA
- a CDS encoding RhaT/GlcU family sugar-proton symporter: MDIFLAILPALFWGSIVLFNVKLGGGPYSQVLGTTIGALLFSIGVYFVVKPELTPVVLGVGIVSGLFWALGQANQLKSIDLMGVSKTMPISTGLQLVATTLFGVIVFHEWSTTMSVILGVLALISIIVGIVLTSLPNPEEKKEDNGGNLKKGILILLVSTFGYLVYVVVVRLFDVNGWSALLPQAIGMVIGGILLTFKHKPFNKYAIRNIIPGLIWAAGNMFLFISQPRVGVATSFSLSQMGIVISTLGGIFIIGEKKTKRQMIAIVIGIIFIVAAGIMLGMAKG, from the coding sequence ATGGATATCTTCCTAGCGATTTTACCAGCTCTGTTTTGGGGAAGTATTGTGCTCTTTAATGTCAAGCTTGGTGGTGGTCCCTATAGTCAAGTACTTGGAACAACAATTGGTGCACTGCTCTTCTCCATAGGGGTTTATTTTGTAGTTAAACCAGAACTGACACCTGTAGTTTTGGGGGTCGGCATTGTTTCAGGTCTTTTTTGGGCATTAGGACAAGCAAATCAATTAAAAAGTATTGATTTAATGGGTGTATCTAAAACCATGCCGATTTCAACAGGTTTACAGTTAGTAGCCACAACTTTATTTGGCGTTATTGTGTTTCATGAATGGTCAACAACAATGTCGGTTATATTAGGTGTTCTGGCGCTTATTAGTATTATTGTTGGGATTGTTCTTACATCTCTTCCGAATCCAGAAGAGAAAAAAGAGGACAATGGTGGCAATTTGAAAAAAGGGATATTAATTCTCCTTGTTTCAACATTCGGATATTTAGTCTATGTGGTTGTAGTTCGCTTGTTTGATGTCAATGGTTGGTCTGCTTTATTGCCACAAGCAATCGGGATGGTTATAGGTGGGATTTTATTAACCTTTAAGCATAAACCATTTAACAAATATGCAATCCGTAATATTATCCCCGGCTTAATTTGGGCTGCGGGGAATATGTTTTTATTTATTTCTCAGCCACGTGTCGGAGTAGCCACGAGTTTTTCACTTTCCCAAATGGGAATCGTGATTTCAACTTTAGGTGGAATATTTATCATTGGTGAGAAAAAAACAAAACGTCAAATGATAGCTATAGTAATTGGGATTATTTTTATTGTCGCCGCTGGAATTATGTTAGGGATGGCGAAAGGATAA
- a CDS encoding serine hydrolase domain-containing protein: MQNYFPEILESNDPQKKEITIFHLLTMTSGLQIGNFQGSKNWVKYILEQPIIHRPGSTFQYNSGDSHLLSAIIQKISGISTASFAEKYLFHSLGINKYTWLKDPQGVNGGGFSISLYLEDMVKLGLLFLNEGQFNSSQILSSNWLHQATRPYNQVKKTNEGTYGYGYQLWTYENNHSNTPNDYYYANGIFGQYIFIVPKLNIMAVVKSHLQKEQQSAPRIFFEERAIKKLAG, encoded by the coding sequence ATTCAAAACTATTTTCCAGAGATATTAGAGTCTAATGATCCGCAAAAGAAAGAAATTACAATATTTCATTTGTTGACTATGACTTCGGGGTTACAAATAGGAAATTTCCAGGGGTCAAAAAACTGGGTTAAATACATACTAGAACAGCCAATTATACATAGACCTGGTTCAACCTTTCAGTATAATTCAGGAGACTCCCATTTACTAAGTGCAATCATACAAAAAATTTCTGGAATTTCCACTGCTTCATTTGCCGAAAAATATCTTTTTCATTCGCTGGGGATAAATAAATACACTTGGCTAAAGGATCCACAAGGAGTTAACGGGGGTGGTTTCAGTATTTCATTATATCTTGAGGATATGGTGAAGCTTGGATTGTTATTTTTAAACGAAGGGCAATTTAATTCAAGTCAGATCCTTTCATCCAACTGGCTCCATCAAGCAACAAGACCATATAATCAAGTGAAAAAAACAAATGAAGGAACTTATGGATATGGTTATCAGCTATGGACTTATGAAAATAATCATTCTAACACCCCGAATGATTATTATTATGCGAATGGTATATTTGGGCAATATATATTTATTGTTCCGAAATTAAATATTATGGCAGTGGTAAAAAGCCATCTCCAAAAAGAACAGCAATCAGCACCAAGAATCTTTTTTGAAGAGCGAGCTATTAAAAAGTTGGCAGGATGA
- a CDS encoding GNAT family N-acetyltransferase codes for METEYRIATEQDLESIVAMLADDVLGRTRERYEHPLPDSYKKAFEAITSDPNNELIVACHGNEVIGVQQITFTPYLTHTGGWRATIEGVRISSTVRGMGVGTGLIKWAIQRAKERGCHIVQLTTDKQRPDALKFYERIGFKATHEGLKLKLE; via the coding sequence TTGGAAACAGAATATAGAATAGCTACAGAGCAAGATTTAGAAAGTATTGTTGCAATGCTTGCAGATGATGTTTTGGGACGTACCCGAGAGCGGTATGAGCATCCACTTCCCGATAGTTATAAAAAAGCATTTGAGGCTATTACATCCGACCCTAATAACGAGTTAATAGTGGCATGTCACGGTAATGAAGTGATTGGCGTACAACAAATTACGTTTACTCCTTATCTAACACATACAGGTGGATGGCGAGCTACTATTGAGGGAGTTAGAATTTCTTCTACTGTAAGAGGAATGGGTGTAGGTACTGGACTTATAAAATGGGCAATTCAGCGTGCGAAAGAACGTGGATGTCATATTGTTCAACTTACAACTGATAAACAAAGGCCAGATGCGTTAAAGTTTTATGAGCGAATAGGTTTTAAAGCAACGCACGAAGGTTTAAAACTAAAGCTTGAATAA
- a CDS encoding TraR/DksA C4-type zinc finger protein, which produces MLSEKKISKLKNMLIEQKHSLQRRMDTDDEYLERGSLRDSVDELSTIDNHPADLGTELYEREKDMALKVHDDDELAKVNAALQKIEDGTYGVCEVCQQDIPYDRLVALPYTAFCIEHTAKDVPTDRPVEEQVMLPPVDNSFSGRDDKDDIHDYEDVFQVVAKYGTSESPSDFEGDFENYDELYEDPEEIAVNDEWDSYHISETDELTRQVSIQEVEHARKFDYLED; this is translated from the coding sequence ATGCTAAGTGAGAAAAAAATATCAAAGTTAAAAAATATGTTAATTGAACAAAAACACTCGCTTCAACGAAGAATGGATACAGATGATGAATATTTAGAACGAGGAAGTTTACGGGATTCTGTTGATGAATTGTCAACGATCGATAATCATCCAGCAGATTTAGGTACTGAATTATATGAACGTGAAAAAGATATGGCGTTAAAAGTCCATGACGATGATGAGTTAGCAAAAGTAAATGCCGCCTTACAAAAGATTGAGGACGGAACCTACGGCGTGTGTGAAGTTTGTCAACAAGATATCCCATATGATCGATTGGTAGCATTGCCTTATACCGCTTTTTGTATTGAACATACAGCAAAAGACGTTCCAACCGATCGACCGGTTGAAGAGCAAGTGATGCTTCCTCCAGTTGACAATTCTTTTTCTGGCCGAGATGACAAGGATGATATTCATGATTATGAAGATGTGTTTCAGGTTGTAGCAAAATATGGAACTTCCGAATCTCCGTCCGATTTTGAAGGGGATTTTGAAAATTATGATGAATTATATGAAGACCCTGAAGAAATTGCCGTTAATGATGAATGGGATTCCTACCATATCTCCGAAACAGATGAATTAACACGCCAAGTTTCCATTCAAGAAGTAGAACACGCGAGAAAATTTGATTATTTAGAGGATTAA
- the aspS gene encoding aspartate--tRNA(Asn) ligase, with protein sequence MHTNLKRTLANECIKKVGETVKVQGWVKKVRHLGNISFLVIRERTGELQCVLEGELAGIIIETESVIEAIGEVVSTNKTGLGIELLLKSVKVINKNSLLPFEVNKKEVNTGLENLLNHRVLSLRHEKIASIFKIKSTLEEAFREYLTNMGFIRIFTPKIVSQGAEGGANVFKLNYFGKEAFLAQSPQFYKQMMVASGLERVFEMGPVFRAEEHNSSRHLNEYISLDLEMAFIEDYEELMVLETEVIKFMFEKVKEKNENELKLLKIEVPTITDIPKLTLYEAREILKKCYKKEMPEGDLNTEGEKLIANYIKETTGSEFVFITEYPKENRPMYTMPAENGLTKSFDLLFKGLEITSGGERIHEYEMLVASFREQGLNEENFQNYLNTFKYGVPPHGGFAIGLERLTAKLLGLTNVREASAFPRDINRLTP encoded by the coding sequence ATGCATACAAATCTAAAACGTACACTTGCCAACGAGTGTATAAAAAAAGTGGGAGAAACGGTAAAAGTCCAAGGCTGGGTAAAAAAAGTAAGGCACCTTGGAAATATCAGTTTTTTAGTGATAAGAGAGCGAACTGGTGAACTGCAATGTGTTTTAGAAGGAGAACTTGCTGGCATCATTATCGAAACAGAAAGTGTTATCGAAGCTATCGGAGAAGTCGTTTCAACAAATAAAACAGGACTTGGCATTGAACTGCTTCTAAAGTCAGTAAAAGTGATTAACAAAAATAGTTTACTTCCTTTTGAAGTAAATAAAAAAGAAGTAAACACAGGACTTGAGAACCTTTTAAATCATCGGGTATTATCACTCCGTCATGAAAAAATAGCTTCAATTTTTAAAATAAAATCAACTCTTGAAGAGGCATTTCGTGAATATTTAACAAATATGGGTTTTATCAGAATTTTTACACCCAAAATTGTTTCTCAAGGTGCGGAGGGTGGCGCCAATGTTTTTAAATTAAATTATTTTGGGAAAGAAGCATTCCTTGCACAATCCCCTCAATTTTATAAACAAATGATGGTGGCTTCAGGTCTTGAGCGTGTATTTGAAATGGGTCCTGTTTTCCGTGCGGAAGAGCACAACTCTTCAAGACATTTAAATGAATATATCTCTCTGGATCTTGAAATGGCTTTTATAGAAGATTATGAAGAATTAATGGTGCTAGAAACTGAAGTTATAAAATTTATGTTTGAAAAAGTAAAAGAAAAAAATGAAAACGAGTTAAAGCTTTTGAAAATTGAGGTCCCCACTATAACTGATATTCCAAAACTAACATTATATGAAGCTAGAGAAATTTTAAAGAAGTGTTATAAAAAAGAAATGCCAGAAGGTGACCTCAATACTGAAGGAGAAAAACTGATTGCAAACTATATAAAAGAAACGACGGGGAGTGAATTTGTCTTTATTACAGAGTACCCCAAAGAAAATAGACCAATGTATACAATGCCTGCAGAAAATGGATTAACTAAATCTTTTGACCTCTTATTTAAAGGTCTTGAAATCACATCTGGTGGCGAACGAATTCACGAATATGAAATGCTTGTAGCATCATTCAGAGAACAAGGACTTAACGAGGAAAACTTCCAAAATTATTTAAACACATTCAAATATGGTGTGCCACCGCATGGAGGTTTTGCTATTGGTCTGGAACGTTTAACAGCAAAACTCCTTGGATTAACGAACGTTCGGGAGGCAAGTGCTTTCCCGCGAGACATCAATAGATTAACCCCTTGA